The genomic window CGAAAATTAGATTTGTCATTCTGAATGAAATGTAGAATCTTTGAGATGTTTCGCTTCATTCAACATGACAGGTTAAGCATTTATGCAAGAGGTCTAATGAATATTAACTATTTATCGTGTTGTTCGTAAGCCAAAACAATACGCTGTACTAAGGGATGACGCACGACATCTTTTTGAGTAAATTCAGAAAAGCCAATACCTTCAACGTGCTTTAAAATTTGCAAAGCCACTGTTAAACCAGATTGTTGATTCATCGGTAAATCAGTTTGTGTGGTGTCGCCTGTAATTACCATCCGCGAACGGAAACCCAAACGGGTTAAAACCATTTTCATTTGGGCGGGGGTGGTATTTTGGGCTTCATCTACAATCACAAAAGCATGGTTTAAAGTACGTCCCCGCATATAAGCTAGTGGAGCAACTTCAATGATTCCCCGTTCTATCAAATTAGCTACTTTTTCTTGATCGATGAATTCATGGATAGCATCATAAAGAGGACGGAGATAGGGGTTAATTTTCTGCTGCAAGTCTCCAGGTAAAAATCCCAGGCGTTCACCAGCTTCTACCGCCGGACGAGTTAAGATGAGTTTTTCTACTTGGTTAGAGAGGAGTGCTTGCACGGCAATAACGACAGCCAAGTATGTCTTACCAGTTCCAGCAGGCCCAGTGCAGAAGGTGAGGTCATGCTTTCGGATATGTTCGATGTACTGGCGTTGTTTAAAGGTTTTGGCGCGAACTTCGTCACCCCGACGAGTTTTTGCTAGGATATGTCGCTGTAATTCTTGCAATTCTCCTTGGCGGTGGGTATCTATGGCTTGGCGGGCTGTTAAAATATCGGCACTGGAAATATTATTACCCTGAACCCAGATATTTTCTAGCGATCGCACTAATTGAGCAGCTAGGTCTTTTTGTGTGTCTGTACCAGAAATATGTAGTTCTTGTCCACGCAATACAAAGTTAGCTCCTGTGTGTCGGGATAAGATTTTCAGATTTTCTTCTCTATCACCGGCTATAGCGATCGCACTGGGAATATTCGGCAGCTGAATTATTAAGGCATCTGCCATAGTTATTTTTTAATTGTGTGGGGGGCAATTTTTAACAACAGTTGATTACTTTTGGTGAGTTTTTATCTCATTCGTAAAGATTATTTTTATACTATTCTAGCTTGAAAACTCTATCTAATTAGTCTTAAGTTCTAGCAAGGTTGCAATTAATTTTTATCACCGCCCACGTATTGCCTGCTGGAAAGGTGCAAAAATTAACAAAGTGCAGGGGTTTAAGCAAAGAGCCTCATTAAAATCCTGACTTTTCACGTTATGTGGAAAAGCTAACGTGAAACCTAACCCCCTAATCCCCTTCCCTAGTAGGGAAGGGGGAAAATGTAGAGACGTTCTAACTATTTCTGTAAGTTAGCCGCGTGCAAACCACACTCCTTAGCAGTGGACTCTTCCCACCACCAACGGCCTTCGCGTTCGTGCTGGTTGGGTAACACTGGTCTGGTGCAGGGTTCGCAACCAATACTCACAAAACCGCGTTCGTGTAACTTGTTATAAGGCACATCTAAAGCCCGAATATATTCCCACACTTCAGCAGAAGACCAATTTGCTAAGGGGTTAAACTTAATCAATTGATGGTCTTCAGTGGAAAAGGCACTATCAACTTCAATTACAGGAATATGGTTGCGAGTGCTAGGACTTTGGTCTTTGCGCTGTCCTGTCACCCAAGCATCCAGAGTGTTAAGTTTGCGGTGCAGTGGTCTGACTTTGCGGACTCCACAGCATTCTTTGTGGCCATCTTGATAGAAACTATACAATCCCTTCTCTTCTACCAAAGCTTGAACTTCCGCAGCATCAGGGAACATTACTTCTAATTTGATCCCATAATGTTCTCTGACTTTATCTAAGAATTGATATGTTTCTGGGTGTAACCTGCCGGTATCAAGTGTAAACACGCGGAAGTTTTTGGTAATCTTGGACGCAATATCAATTAGCACAACATCCTCAGCACCACTGAAAGAAATTGCTAGGTTGTTAAAGGTTTCTAGGGCAAATTTGAGAATTTCCCTGGGTGATTTTTGACTATATTCTGCTTCTAAAGCAGCAATATTTAAATCCGTTTGGGCGGCTAGCATATCTAAATGTTCTCCTCTGTCGCACCCTGAATTTTACCAAGTTTAAGATGCTGTTATAACAATCCGGGCAAAATGACTTGATAGTGCTAACAAAATTTAGCGATGCTTAAAGAGCTTCCGGTGGTGCGATATCATTGCCAACACTGATACTACCATCAGCACTAGATTTGATTCCTGGTTTATTAGTAATCTCAGTTTGATGCTGTGGTGACGGGGAAACCGATGGAACTGGTGAATTTACTAAACTGTTAGTGGTTGATGGTTGAGATAGATGAGATAATCCTCCTACTGCTCCAGCAATAAGGGCTGTATAACCTAGATATAAATGTAGTGGACGGATTTCTAATCTCAAATCTAGAGCATCTTTCTGAGGCTGATACCAAGAGGGCAAAATTGATTTTACTATGCCAGGTGTGGGTAGAGAAGATGCCAAAATTGTGCCATTAATTCCTAAAGCATTGCCCATGACGCGGATAAAACCCCGCAAATATACATCTTCTGGCAAAAACTCAAAGTTGGCGTTTTCGACTGCTTCCATTTGTTGAATTGGAATGTGAGTATAGACTTGTAGTTGCTCTAAACTCAAATATTGAGAGTCACGGGCTTGCTTTAATTGCAACCCTATTTGTTGCATGACTTCTAGGCGGTGTTGTGCTGCGATTTGTTTGGCTAACTCAGCCTTGGAAGGCTTTTGGTTTGGGTGAAACCATTGGCTGAGTTTGGTTACTGGGTTGTTGTGGGTGCTTTTTGTACTTTCTTTATCTGTATCAATGCTTACATCTGTATTAATGCTGGTTGTCTCTGAAGTTAATGCTGTTGGTGTCTGGTAATTAGATAAAGCACTTGACTTTTCTGCTTCAATATTGTCTGCAATCTCAGTATTCTCTTCTTCTGGATTTTGTTGTGCAAATTGCTGGAATGCCAAACCAATCGCTTCTCTACCTATAGCTTTACAAAACACTTTGGCTTGATCACCAGTATCACCTAATAAGGTTTGTAACCTAGCTACAATTCGGCGATAAATTTTACTACTATGAAGTTCAGCCTCAATCTGACCTAAGAGCGATCGCAATTCATCTTGAGAAAGGGTAACTGCTGACTTTCCTGGCATATTTAATAAATACACAGATGCGGTAGACATAATTAAAGTAGATTTGACTAAACAAACCAGACCATTCTGTATAATTTATCGTGTTTGCCATAAATAAATCAGGACGGTTTGGTATGAATTTTACTGATTTTTTAAGTCATACCACTTTAATTAATGATGGCAATCTATCCTTTGCTAGATGCACAATGTCCCATACCCAATGCTCCTTAAATAATCACTATTGACTATTAACCATTGACCTCTGCACAAAAGCCTCTACCCATTGTAAATATTGCACCCCTGATAATTTTGCTAGGTCGTTATGATCTGCTCCTTCAACTAAAATTAGTTTTTTAGGTTCAGGTGCAACATCATACAATTTTTGGCTCATAAAGGCAGGTATTGTAGAATCAGCCGTACCATGAATGAATAAAATTGGCATTTTTAATTGAGGTATTTTATCAATAGATTCAAATCGCTGTGTCAAAAGTAAATTAACTGGAAATAACCGAAACATATTGCGATAATCTATAACATCCCGCACAGATGTAAAAGTGCCTTCGACAATTAATCCTGCTGCTTTTGGTTGTTTTAATGCTAAATCAATGGCTACAGCTCCCCCTAAAGAATGACCGTAGAGAAAAATCTGCTCAGGGGGAATTTGTTTTTGCTGTACTAAGTAATTCCAAGCAGTTTCAGCATCTTGATAAACGTTCATTTCGTTGGGAAACGAACCTTCGCTGCGTCCGTACCCTCGGTAATCAATCAGCAACACAGAAAATCCTAGTTGGTAAAATCTGTGAGCATGACTCAGATTTGCACTAATGTTCTTACCATTACCGTGTAAATACAATAACACCTTAGCATTGGGTTGTTTAGCTGGCATCCACCAAGCGTGTAGACGTTCCACCTGACCAGACTTTGCTTTTACAGGTAGCCAAACATCCTCATAGGGGATACTAAAATACTCCGGTGTAAATTCAATGGCAGTAGTGGGAAAAAATATCAAGCGAGTTTGTTGCCGTGAAACTAATATACACAGTGTCAGATACGCGATCGCTATAACTGTTGTGACTAAAGGTAGCAACTTGAAACATACTTGTAACACAAGGGGCAATTTTTTGATGATCATGGGCATAATCTGATGATTTAACAAATATTGATAAAGACAATAATTTTTTAATAACCAAAAAAGGTTAATATTTTGCCATTAGAATTTCTCATTAGAATTAAAATCTGACAAAAAATTTGATCATTCCATTAAATAGTAATAATATTTACTTTGCCTAAGTAGTCTCACTGGGGAATAGTAAACATTAGCTAAAACTAGGAGCAGACCGTGACGCTATTAAATGAGACACAAAAAGAACGATTGCTAGAAATAAGTAGATATTTACGACAAACCAGAGAAGAAAAATCTATCCGTATAGAAGAAGTAGCAGCTCAAACAAATATTCGATTATCGTTATTAAAAGCTTTAGATGCAGGAGACTTTGAAGAATTACCAGAACCGGTTTATGTTCAGGGATTCATCCGCCGTTATGCAGATATTGTTGGATTAGATGGTACGGCTGTCGCCAATTCTTTTACAGTTAATGCTTTACCTCCAAACCCTTATACAGATTCTAAGCAGAAAAAGGCAAATTCAGACAAAAAGCCTAAGATTCGCATACCTCTTGTTGTACCCTATATTTTGTTATTAGGTATTGCTGGCACTGGGCTAATTTATGTCCTCAATCCTAAACTCATAACCAAATCTTTAACCAACAAAAAAGCCTCTGTATCCAGTCAAGTCGAACAAACCACCCCCTCACAGGTAGTTTCTTCATCCACAGAAGAAGGTCTAGCTAATCAACAAAATTCTATTCCCCAAGAAACATCGCCAGTAGCTACTCCATCATCTGTAACGGCAGAATCATCAACTTTACCTAACAGCACAGATAATTCCAATTTGACAGTTACCTTAGAACTGCAAGGCGATTCATGGTTACAAGTCACAGCAGACGGTAAAACAGAGTTTGTAGGTAATTTAACCAAGGGAGAACGGAGAACTTGGGCAGCACAAAAAGAGTTGACTGTGCGTTCTGGTAACGCTGGTGCTGTGTTGGTGGGTGTCGATAATCAACCTGCACAACCTTTAGGGGGACAAGGAGAAGTTAAACAAGTAACTTATAAATCGGAGAATATTGGTCAATAGTCTATAGCGTGAGGTACAAGAACCCCACCCCCAACCCCCTCCCCGCAAGCAAGGAGGGGGCTAATAATTTACTCTTCCCCTTTTCTTCTTGTCTCCCCATTTCCCACTCAGCACCGGCTAAACGCCGCGCTACCGCTAACAGCACTCAGCACTCAGCACTCAGCACTCAGCACTCAGCACTCAGCACTCAGCACTCTAAATTGTTGGCTGACGTAGATGCCAAGTAGTTGATTGCTCATAGGCGTAGGCTACTTGTAGTAATTGGTCTTCTTTCAAAACTTTTCCGATTAGCTGTAAGCCGATGGGTAGTCCTTGGTCATCAAAACCACAGGGAATACTGATTCCTGGTAAACCAGCGAGGTTTACGGGAATAGTCATCAGGTCATTCAAATACATACTTAAGGGGTCAGTAGTTTTTTCCCCGGCTTTAAATGCTGTGGTAGGCGCAGTAGGAGTCACCAACACATCAACGGTTTCAAAGGCTCTTTCAAAGTCTTGTTTAATGAGGGTACGGACTTTTTGCGCTTTCAGATAATAAGCATCATAATAGCCAGCTGAAAGGGCATATGTCCCAATCATGATCCGACGCTTGACTTCTGTACCAAATCCAGTAGCACGGGTAGTCTTGTACATAGACAGCAGATTATCCGCATCTGGCGCACGCCAGCCATATTTCACGCCATCGTATCGGGCTAGGTTGGCTGATGCTTCTGAGGGGGCGATGATGTAATAACTAGGTAAGCCATAACGGAAGTTAGGACAGGAAATTACATGAATTTCTGCGCCTAAACGCTGTAGTTGCTCAATGGCTTTGGTAACGGCTTGTTCGACGACAGGATCTAAACCTTCGCCAAAGGTTTCTTTGATGATGCCAATTCGTAGTTTACCTCTAGCTTTGAGGTCTGGTTTTAAACTAGCTGCGTAATCAGGAATTTCAACTTTCAGGCTGGTGGAATCTTTCGGGTCATAACCTGCGATCGCATTTAATAATATCGCGGTATCTTCTACTGAGCGTCCAAAGGGGCCAATTTGATCCAAAGATGACGCGTAAGCTACTAAACCATAACGGGAAATTAACCCATAGGTTGGTTTTAGTCCTACCACACCACAAAAAGATGCAGGTTGGCGAATTGAACCTCCTGTATCAGAACCCAACGCAACAACGCATTCATCGGCGGCTACGGCTGCGGCTGAACCTCCAGAAGAACCACCAGGAACTCTAGACAAATCCCAAGGGTTTGCTGTGACTTGATAGGCAGAATTTTCGGTGGAACTACCCATCGCAAATTCATCTAAGTTGGTTTTACCAACAATTACCGCCCCAGCATCAATCAGCTTTTGTGACACTGTTGATTCATAAGGCGGGACAAAATTTTCTAAAATCCGTGAGGCGCAAGTAGTGGGAATGCCTTTAGTACACATATTGTCTTTTACACCCAGGGGAATTCCCGCCAGCAGCCCAATTTCTTCGCCGGCAGCAATTTTGGCATCCACAGCACTAGCTTGCTCTAACGCTTTTTCTGCCGTTATGTGTAAAAAACTGTGCAATTTTGGCTCTAACGCTTGAATACGGTCTAAAGCTTCTTGGGCTATTTCAACGGCAGAACGTTCTTTTTTAACTAGTTGTTCGTGCAGCTCGCGGATGGATGCCATGATTGCTCTCTTTGTGACTCGAATCATTGATTTTAGTACATATTGATGGGGACTGGGTACTGGGGATTGGGGATTGGGGAAATATCTTATATTAGTATTCTTCCTTGTCTGTCTGCCTAGCCTAAAATTCTTTGTATCACATAAACTTATAGATTCTCACATCAGGGTTAAAGTATATGATTAAAATTATTACTCGTAAGTATGTAGGTAAAGAAAATGTCTACGATATAGGAGTTGAGCGTGACCACAATTTTGTCATTAAAAATGGCTTAATCGCTTCTAATTGTTTCAATAAATCGCACTCAACAGCCTATGCCTATGTTACTTACCAAACAGCATATCTGAAAGCTAATTACCCACTGGAATATATGGCTGCACTGCTGACGGCTAACAGTGGTGATACCGACAAGGTGCAGAAATATATTTCCACCTGTATGAGTATGAATATTCAAATAGAACCACCAGATATTAATCGCTCTGGGGTGGATTTTACGCCAGTGGGGGGGAAGATTTTGTTTGGGTTTTCGGCTGTGCGGAACGTTGGACAAAATGCGATCGCGGCGACGCTAGAAGCACGGAATGAGGGAGGCGCGTTTAAATCTCTCGCTGATTTTTGCGATCGCGTCGATCTTCGCACTGTCAACCGTCGGACTTTAGAATCGCTAATTTACTGTGGAGCTTTTGACAAAATAGAATCGAATCGTCAGCAATTAATTCAAGATTTAGAACTAGTTTACGATTGGGCGCAATCCCGTGCTAGAGATAAAGCATCCGGTCAAGGAAATCTATTTGATTTATTAGGTGGCTTGTCTTCTAGCAATGATAACAAAACTAATAATGCCTTTGAAACTGCTCCTAAAGCTAAACCTGTAAATGACTATCCACCCCAGGAAAAATTGCGGCTAGAAAAGGAATTATTAGGTTTTTATGTCTCCGACCATCCACTAAAAGCCTTAAGGCAAGTTGCATCGCTTTTGACCCCAATTAATCTATCTCAACTTGGTGAACAAAGAGAAGACACAAAACTCTGTGTGGTTGTCATGCTTAACGGGGTGAAAAAAGTGATGACCAAAAAAGGCGATGCTATGGCGATTTTGCAAATAGAAGATTTAACATCTCAAACTGAAGCTGTAGTATTTCCCAAAACTTATGAACGAATCAGTTTTCTGTTACAAGTTGATGTCAGATTAATTATTTGGGGTAAACTAGACCGCCGCGACGAACAAATTCAATTAATAGTTGAAGATGCAGAACCTGTAGAAACAGTACAAATGGTAATGGTGGAACTAAATCCCCAACAAGCAGCCAATATTGAAGAACTGCATCGCTTGAAAACAATTTTACAAGAACAGTCAGGTGATAAAGAAAAGTCAAAAATGCCCGTGATAGGAATTATACAAACTGAACATTCTCGTAAATTAGTCCGCTTAGGGTGGCAATTTTGCGTACAAGATGCCCGTATCACCGTTCAAGCTTTACAAAATGCCAGATTCCCCGCACACCTTAGACCGTTGACTGGCGGTTAATTCAGAAGAAGCAGGGGAGTAGAGGAGGAAATACAATGCCCAATACCCAATTGCCAGTATATTGACGTAGCAATTATGAAAATTAATACTTTTTTTAGTTAGTTATGCGGATGATGATTTCCTGTAGTAAGTGGTATCTTTTTATGCCATGACAACTTCGGCAAGAGGTAGGGGAAGGAGCTAAAACTTAATGATTGCTAATGATTTAAGTAAGTTTGTATGTTACTGCAAAAAAATTCAACCCCAAACCCAGGAAGAAATTAAACAATTTTTTGAAGGGGTGATTGTATTTCCCTACGATAAGGAACTACTTTTGCAAGCTTATCTATTTTTGAATATTCGGACTTTGTTTCCTTCATGCTATGAGTTATTGTTGTTTGAAAAATCTCCGATTTCAGACTATACAGACCTAGGAAAATGTGATTTTGTCTATTTAACATTTCAAGGTAATTTGTTTTTAGTTGAGACAAAATTTATTGATACAGAAGCAACAGGAGCTACAGAAAGAAAACGTAGAAATAAGCATAGGAATAAAGTATTTGAACAAGTAATTACTTTAAAAGGTAGGTTTAGTCAATATTGGGATATTCATCCTGAACAGTTGGAATGTGGTGTTTTTACTACAGATTCTGATATTGATTGGCGAGGTGATTGTGTCAATGTTGTGACTAAATCTATATCTATAGATAATCTCGAAAAATGGCGGAGAAATTACAAGAAAATTAAGTAGTAGGGATGTAGGGGTGTAGGGGTGTAGGGGTTTAGGGGTGTAGGGGTTTAGGGGTTTAGGGAAGTAAATTCAATGCTCAATGTTAATTGACTATTAACTATTAACTATTAACAATTGGTTTAGGCGATCGCAAAACTGCATCTAGTAAACCAGGAAACAGCACTTCTAAATCTTCTCGCCGCAATCTGTTGATGTGTTGTGTTCCTTCCTTGCGACTCAATACTACCCCTGACTCCCGCAGAATCTTAAAGTGATTCGACATGGTAGACTTAGCGATCGCAAAATCAAAGTCTCCACAGCACTGCTCACCCTTGGTTGCTAGCAAGCGCACCATCTCTAGCCGTACAGGATCGCCTAGCGCATACAACACTCCGGGTAACGTAATATCTTTTCGGTCTGGATGATATAAAAATTTCATAACTTGCATTATCTCTTAAATTGGCTTATATTTTTATTATTCGATAATCCCGAACAAAAGAATTAAATCAGGGAGGCAACTATGTCATCCGTCACAAATGTTACAGAAGCCACATTTAAACAAGAGGTACTCGATAGTGAAGTTCCAGTGTTAGTGGATTTTTGGGCCCCTTGGTGTGGTCCTTGTCGGATGGTAGCCCCAGTTGTCGATGAAATTGCTAGCGAATACGTAGGGCAAGTAAAAGTGGTAAAGTTAAACACAGATCAAAATCCCACCGTTGCCAGCCATTACGGAATTCGCAGTATTCCTACTCTGATGGTATTTAAGGGAGGGCGACAAGTCGATACAGTTGTAGGGGCTGTTGCTAAAACTAGTTTGACTAAGACTTTAACTCAGCATATTCAGCAAGGGTGACAGGTGATAGGTGACAGGTGTTTTTTACTCAGCACCAGCTGAACGCCGCGCTACCGCTAACACCACTCAAAACTCACCGCTCAAAACTCACCACTCAGCACTCAAAACTCAGCACTCACCACTCAGCACTCTCTCAAAGCGTAATCCTAATTAAATCAAATCAGAGGAGAATCTCATGAGTATAATCACTAAAACTCAACCTCTAGAAGTACCCAAGGCTATTATTCAAAGACGCTCAATCAAAGCTTTTAAAACAGACCCCATAGCACCAGAACTGCTGAAGCAACTAGTAGAGTTGACTGTAGCTGCACCTAGTAGCTTTAATATGCAAGGCTGGCGGATTATTTTAGTTCAAGACGAAACCCAAAAGGCGGCTTTATCAGCTGCATCTTGGAATCAAAAGCAAATTATTCAAGCACCAGTAACCTTTGTGTTTGCAGCCGATCCTAATGCAGGAGAAGGTGATTTAAGCTTAGTGTATGAAAAAGCTTTGCAAACTGGGGCATGGAATGAAGGTACAGTAAATTATTTTAAAAATGCTATTCCCCAATTCCAGGCGGGTTTGGGAGACAAACGCCGGGAATATGCGATTAAAGATGCTATTATTGCCGCTACTCATTTAGTTTTAGCAGCAGAAAGTTTAGGACTATCTACCTGTTTCATGAATGGTTGGATTGAAGAGCAAGTCAAAGCAGTAATTGGTGCAACGGATGAGCCTGATTTAGCGATCGCAGTTTTAGTTCCTGTAGGTTATGCTGCCGAACCCCGTCTAGATCCTGGTCGCTTGCCATTATCCTACAACGTCTTTGTAGACAAAATTGATAACCCATATCAAGGTTGACTGCCAAATAACTTGTCAGCCTAGATTCATCTATCCTGCTAAGGATAATATGCTTTTCTTTGGTACTACTTCATTAGGAAAAAATTGCTGAATATTGCGTAAATCATCTGAATATACAGCCTATTTTACTGCTGAATTAGGCTGTATTTTTCTACTTTTTGATTAAAACACTTATATCTCTGGTATGGTTCAAAACCTTATCTATCCTTGTTACGGTTGCTAATGAAATTAATTACAACCGCAATCATTATGGCTTCTACGCAAACCAGCGATCCAACTATTCGCGAAAATGTCCAAGCGTGGCAGAAATTGGATACAGATGAACAGCTTGCTTTGTTTTGGTTTATCTACACAGAAATGGGAGATACAATTACACCAGCCGCCCCGAATGCTAGCACTGTTTCTCCAGAAATTGCCGAGGGCTTATTTAATCAAGTCAAAGACTTAAATCATGAACAACAATTACAGTTACAACGTGACTTGATTAACCGTGTAGATAACCAAATTAGTCGCCAATATGGTTCATTAAGTGATACGACAAAATTACTATTTTGGTATCGTTTAGCTCAAGGCATGGAAAATACTACTATTGTGCCTATGCCACCTGACTACGAACTTGGTTCTCAAGGTAAAAAACTCTTGGATAAAATCAAAACACTATCATTTGAAAAGCAGATTACTGTTTTCCGTGATTATGTTTCCCCGATGGGTGCTGAACCAAAACCTGGTGCTGAGATTTAAATAAGTGTAGAGATGAGTTAGCGTAATTTCACATTTCAATAAATCTAAGTAGTAAATAAACACAGAGTAGAAATCAAAATTCTGCCTCTGTGTTTACTAGGTTGCTCTTTGGGTTAGATGCACCCAAAACTCTTAACGCCCTTTGCTTCGTATTTCATAATTTAAGTTAATTTCTAAAATATTACCTCTGTCTTACGACTGGTTTAAATTTATTAATTGTTGTCAGAACTTCTATCTTTTTATAGTGTTTTAAAATAGGCTATTTTTTTAACTTAAACGAAGGTATAGTTAATGGCTATACTCTTTATACAGAGTAGATTTTATCACTTGATAGAAATAAAACTACTTGAGCATACACAGTCAGAAAATACATTTAGTTTTGAAAATAAAGAACAATAACTAGAGAGGTTTTTATGACTTCTAAAAACGTTAATCCTGTAGAACAAGCTGTCTCGGATTTTAAGAAGTTAGATATAGACGATCGCCTGGTAGTATTTGGTTCATTGTTTAGCAAGGTTGCTGATACAATCTCCACCAGTGATATAGACAAATTACCAACACAAAAAGCTGCGGACTTAGTAGCAGAAATTCAGCAGCTTTCACCAGAAGAACAACTTTATGCTTTGCGTGATTTGCTACCAGCTTCAAGAAATGATCAAGATGAAATCATGCTAGATCCCCATCCTAGTAAAGCAATGGTTGAATTGGCTCAAGGT from Nostoc sp. UHCC 0870 includes these protein-coding regions:
- a CDS encoding PhoH family protein is translated as MADALIIQLPNIPSAIAIAGDREENLKILSRHTGANFVLRGQELHISGTDTQKDLAAQLVRSLENIWVQGNNISSADILTARQAIDTHRQGELQELQRHILAKTRRGDEVRAKTFKQRQYIEHIRKHDLTFCTGPAGTGKTYLAVVIAVQALLSNQVEKLILTRPAVEAGERLGFLPGDLQQKINPYLRPLYDAIHEFIDQEKVANLIERGIIEVAPLAYMRGRTLNHAFVIVDEAQNTTPAQMKMVLTRLGFRSRMVITGDTTQTDLPMNQQSGLTVALQILKHVEGIGFSEFTQKDVVRHPLVQRIVLAYEQHDK
- a CDS encoding phosphoadenylyl-sulfate reductase, with the protein product MLAAQTDLNIAALEAEYSQKSPREILKFALETFNNLAISFSGAEDVVLIDIASKITKNFRVFTLDTGRLHPETYQFLDKVREHYGIKLEVMFPDAAEVQALVEEKGLYSFYQDGHKECCGVRKVRPLHRKLNTLDAWVTGQRKDQSPSTRNHIPVIEVDSAFSTEDHQLIKFNPLANWSSAEVWEYIRALDVPYNKLHERGFVSIGCEPCTRPVLPNQHEREGRWWWEESTAKECGLHAANLQK
- a CDS encoding helix-turn-helix domain-containing protein, which codes for MSTASVYLLNMPGKSAVTLSQDELRSLLGQIEAELHSSKIYRRIVARLQTLLGDTGDQAKVFCKAIGREAIGLAFQQFAQQNPEEENTEIADNIEAEKSSALSNYQTPTALTSETTSINTDVSIDTDKESTKSTHNNPVTKLSQWFHPNQKPSKAELAKQIAAQHRLEVMQQIGLQLKQARDSQYLSLEQLQVYTHIPIQQMEAVENANFEFLPEDVYLRGFIRVMGNALGINGTILASSLPTPGIVKSILPSWYQPQKDALDLRLEIRPLHLYLGYTALIAGAVGGLSHLSQPSTTNSLVNSPVPSVSPSPQHQTEITNKPGIKSSADGSISVGNDIAPPEAL
- a CDS encoding alpha/beta hydrolase, which encodes MIIKKLPLVLQVCFKLLPLVTTVIAIAYLTLCILVSRQQTRLIFFPTTAIEFTPEYFSIPYEDVWLPVKAKSGQVERLHAWWMPAKQPNAKVLLYLHGNGKNISANLSHAHRFYQLGFSVLLIDYRGYGRSEGSFPNEMNVYQDAETAWNYLVQQKQIPPEQIFLYGHSLGGAVAIDLALKQPKAAGLIVEGTFTSVRDVIDYRNMFRLFPVNLLLTQRFESIDKIPQLKMPILFIHGTADSTIPAFMSQKLYDVAPEPKKLILVEGADHNDLAKLSGVQYLQWVEAFVQRSMVNSQ
- a CDS encoding helix-turn-helix domain-containing protein codes for the protein MTLLNETQKERLLEISRYLRQTREEKSIRIEEVAAQTNIRLSLLKALDAGDFEELPEPVYVQGFIRRYADIVGLDGTAVANSFTVNALPPNPYTDSKQKKANSDKKPKIRIPLVVPYILLLGIAGTGLIYVLNPKLITKSLTNKKASVSSQVEQTTPSQVVSSSTEEGLANQQNSIPQETSPVATPSSVTAESSTLPNSTDNSNLTVTLELQGDSWLQVTADGKTEFVGNLTKGERRTWAAQKELTVRSGNAGAVLVGVDNQPAQPLGGQGEVKQVTYKSENIGQ
- the gatA gene encoding Asp-tRNA(Asn)/Glu-tRNA(Gln) amidotransferase subunit GatA, giving the protein MASIRELHEQLVKKERSAVEIAQEALDRIQALEPKLHSFLHITAEKALEQASAVDAKIAAGEEIGLLAGIPLGVKDNMCTKGIPTTCASRILENFVPPYESTVSQKLIDAGAVIVGKTNLDEFAMGSSTENSAYQVTANPWDLSRVPGGSSGGSAAAVAADECVVALGSDTGGSIRQPASFCGVVGLKPTYGLISRYGLVAYASSLDQIGPFGRSVEDTAILLNAIAGYDPKDSTSLKVEIPDYAASLKPDLKARGKLRIGIIKETFGEGLDPVVEQAVTKAIEQLQRLGAEIHVISCPNFRYGLPSYYIIAPSEASANLARYDGVKYGWRAPDADNLLSMYKTTRATGFGTEVKRRIMIGTYALSAGYYDAYYLKAQKVRTLIKQDFERAFETVDVLVTPTAPTTAFKAGEKTTDPLSMYLNDLMTIPVNLAGLPGISIPCGFDDQGLPIGLQLIGKVLKEDQLLQVAYAYEQSTTWHLRQPTI
- a CDS encoding helix-hairpin-helix domain-containing protein — protein: MIKIITRKYVGKENVYDIGVERDHNFVIKNGLIASNCFNKSHSTAYAYVTYQTAYLKANYPLEYMAALLTANSGDTDKVQKYISTCMSMNIQIEPPDINRSGVDFTPVGGKILFGFSAVRNVGQNAIAATLEARNEGGAFKSLADFCDRVDLRTVNRRTLESLIYCGAFDKIESNRQQLIQDLELVYDWAQSRARDKASGQGNLFDLLGGLSSSNDNKTNNAFETAPKAKPVNDYPPQEKLRLEKELLGFYVSDHPLKALRQVASLLTPINLSQLGEQREDTKLCVVVMLNGVKKVMTKKGDAMAILQIEDLTSQTEAVVFPKTYERISFLLQVDVRLIIWGKLDRRDEQIQLIVEDAEPVETVQMVMVELNPQQAANIEELHRLKTILQEQSGDKEKSKMPVIGIIQTEHSRKLVRLGWQFCVQDARITVQALQNARFPAHLRPLTGG
- a CDS encoding ArsR/SmtB family transcription factor, whose protein sequence is MKFLYHPDRKDITLPGVLYALGDPVRLEMVRLLATKGEQCCGDFDFAIAKSTMSNHFKILRESGVVLSRKEGTQHINRLRREDLEVLFPGLLDAVLRSPKPIVNS
- the trxA gene encoding thioredoxin; the protein is MSSVTNVTEATFKQEVLDSEVPVLVDFWAPWCGPCRMVAPVVDEIASEYVGQVKVVKLNTDQNPTVASHYGIRSIPTLMVFKGGRQVDTVVGAVAKTSLTKTLTQHIQQG
- a CDS encoding nitroreductase family protein, producing the protein MSIITKTQPLEVPKAIIQRRSIKAFKTDPIAPELLKQLVELTVAAPSSFNMQGWRIILVQDETQKAALSAASWNQKQIIQAPVTFVFAADPNAGEGDLSLVYEKALQTGAWNEGTVNYFKNAIPQFQAGLGDKRREYAIKDAIIAATHLVLAAESLGLSTCFMNGWIEEQVKAVIGATDEPDLAIAVLVPVGYAAEPRLDPGRLPLSYNVFVDKIDNPYQG